Proteins encoded together in one Carya illinoinensis cultivar Pawnee chromosome 3, C.illinoinensisPawnee_v1, whole genome shotgun sequence window:
- the LOC122305485 gene encoding pentatricopeptide repeat-containing protein At4g26680, mitochondrial — MNSNYPFRRFSTLLNSLAKAHTSEESPGFTVKLGRRTWKPIPIPHRTLPEPRAQDLDFINVAHSHLIHSDWAKLRSFSTGLTPLRVKHILLKIQKDHVLSLEFFNWVRIEKPTCLTLETHSIILHILTKNRKFKSAESILRGILVSCSLDVPSHLFEEMLHSYRLCDSSPRVFDSLFKTFAHMKKFRYATDTFRRMKEYGFFPTIESCNAYMSSLLDLHRMDIALAFYRELRHHRISPNVYTHNMVMCAYCKLGKLEKAVEVFREMEIMGCRPNIASYNTLIAGHCNNGLLSSAIKLKNSMEKNGVHPNVITYNTLINGFCKEGKLHEANKVFVEIKTMNIAPDTVTYNTLINGYSQLGNSEMGSRLYEEMLNNQVKTDILTYNALILGLCKEGKAKKAAFLVKELEKENFVPNASTFSALISGQCVRKNSERAFQIYKSMMRSGFHPNEHTFNVLVSTFCKNEDFDGAVQILREMLERCMAPDSGTLSEVCCGLWLCGRSQLAKTLCSEMEARHLMPAGFDRSKIINFGT; from the coding sequence ATGAATAGTAATTATCCATTCCGTCGATTTTCGACTTTGCTTAATTCCTTAGCCAAAGCTCACACCTCTGAAGAATCCCCCGGTTTTACTGTTAAATTGGGAAGAAGAACCTGGAAACCAATACCAATACCCCACCGAACACTCCCTGAACCTAGAGCTCAGGATCTTGATTTCATAAATGTCGCACACAGCCACCTAATTCACTCTGATTGGGCTAAGCTCCGTTCGTTTTCCACCGGCCTAACACCCCTTAGAGTGAAACATATATTGTTGAAGATTCAGAAGGACCATGTTCTTTCCCTTGAGTTCTTCAATTGGGTTCGGATTGAGAAACCCACTTGCCTCACCCTCGAAACCCATTCCATAATCCTCCACATTCTCACTAAAAACCGAAAATTCAAATCTGCGGAGTCTATTTTGAGGGGCATTCTTGTATCTTGTTCGTTGGATGTGCCCTCGCATCTGTTCGAAGAAATGCTGCACTCCTACCGGTTGTGTGATTCTTCGCCTCGTGTTTTTGACTCACTTTTCAAGACTTTTgcacatatgaaaaaatttcgGTACGCCACCGATACCTTTCGTCGAATGAAGGAGTATGGGTTTTTCCCTACCATTGAGTCTTGCAATGCATACATGAGCTCTCTGCTTGATTTACATAGGATGGATATTGCTTTGGCATTCTATAGAGAACTGCGGCATCATCGAATTTCACCGAATGTTTATACTCATAATATGGTCATGTGTGCTTACTGTAAATTGGGAAAATTAGAGAAGGCTGTTGAGGTGTTTAGGGAGATGGAGATCATGGGCTGTAGACCGAATATTGCTTCTTACAACACTCTGATTGCAGGCCATTGCAATAACGGTCTTTTGAGCTCTGCGATAAAGCTTAAAAACTCAATGGAGAAGAATGGGGTGCACCCAAATGTGATTACCTATAACACGCTTATCAATGGGTTCTGCAAGGAAGGGAAATTGCACGAAGCCAATAAGGTCTTTGTTGAGATTAAAACCATGAATATTGCTCCTGATACTGTGACATACAATACCCTGATAAATGGGTACAGCCAATTGGGCAATAGTGAAATGGGTAGCAGGCTTTACGAGGAGATGTTGAATAATCAAGTTAAAACCGATATCTTGACTTACAATGCCTTGATTTTGGGACTATGCAAGGAGGGTAAGGCAAAGAAAGCGGCGTTTCTGGTTAAGGAACTTGAGAAGGAGAACTTTGTGCCAAATGCATCAACCTTTTCTGCCCTTATTAGCGGTCAATGCGTGAGGAAGAACTCTGAGCGTGCCTTTCAGATATATAAAAGCATGATGAGGAGTGGTTTCCATCCAAATGAACATACTTTCAACGTGTTGGTATCGACCTTCTGCAAGAACGAGGATTTTGATGGAGCAGTCCAAATCTTGAGGGAAATGCTTGAGAGATGTATGGCTCCTGATTCAGGCACCTTATCCGAGGTTTGCTGTGGACTTTGGCTGTGTGGAAGAAGTCAATTGGCAAAGACGTTATGCAGTGAGATGGAAGCCAGACATCTTATGCCAGCAGGCTTTGATAGATCGAAAATTATCAACTTTGGTACATAG
- the LOC122305487 gene encoding 50S ribosomal protein L16, chloroplastic, with amino-acid sequence MDRSSKMALGWLKQRKGRIHGVSCRGNRISFGKFALQALEPGLISSRQIEAGRRAITRNLQRSGKIWTRVFADKPVTARPAETRMGRGKGATKYWAAVVKPGRILYEIGGAVENIARKAISVAASKMPVRTKFITGSSTPSKGEN; translated from the exons ATGGATAGATCTTCCAAAATGGCTCTTGGGTGGCTGAAACAGCGTAAAGGAAGGATTCACGGAGTATCTTGTAGAGGCAATCGAATCAGCTTTGGCAAATTTGCTCTTCAGGCACTTGAACCAGGGCTGATCTCATCCAGACAAATAGAAGCAGGGCGGCGAGCAATTACCCGAAATTTGCAGCGGAGCGGAAAAATATGGACTCGAGTTTTTGCAGACAAGCCGGTAACAGCAAGACCCGCGGAAACACGCATGGGTAGAGGGAAAGGAGCCACCAAATATTGGGCAGCTGTGGTCAAACCGGGGAGAATACTTTATGAAATTGGCGGAGCAGTAGAAAATATAGCCAGAAAGGCAATTTCAGTGGCCGCATCGAAAATGCCCGTACGAACAAAATTCATCACTGGCTCTA GTACACCTTCGAAGGGAGAAAATTAG